ATTATAACTTACAAGTTTTCCTTGTTTTAATTGATATAGATTATCTTTTACTTTTCTTATTTGATTGACTTTCTCTTTAAAATTCATGCTATTGTCATATGATAGTGTCAAAAGTTTATTTGAATAAAATTTATGTAAAAGAACTAATAACTCTCTATTTAATCTAGCCTCATCATAGCTTTCCAATTTATCATTTAATATGATTTTATTTAAAGAACTACTATTTATATCATTTAGTAACTCTTCAAACTCTTCTTGATGATGTTCAAACATTGATTTATCTATCTTGTCTAAAACTATATCCAACCTTCTAGGATCATCCAATATTGATTTTATGATACAAAGCTCTGCAATATCAACTTTTGAAAGTTCTACACTATTTTTTCTATTACTGATACTTGACGTTTTTATCAAACTCTCTTTTATATTTAATTTTTGAGCTAAAAATCTTTTATACTCTTCTTGATAAAGTTGGCTTAAACTACTTAAATATTCGTTTGCTTCACTTAATGCTTTTTGCTTCTCAACAGGATTGTTTATATTATAACTTGAAACAATGTAACTAATTGCAAAATTTGCAAAAGGAGTTGGATTTGAAAATAGCTCTTCTAACTCTTCAATTTTTCTATCCTTTACCATATCAGCTGGATCCGCTCCATTTTCAAAAATAACAACTCCTCCATCAAAACCATTTTGACTAAGCATAACAGAAGCCTTAAAAGCTGCATTTTGTCCAGCTTTATCTCCATCATAAGATAAAATAACTCTAGGTTCTCCCCTTCTTAAAAGTGGTAAATGATCTTTTGTAAGTGCTGTTCCCAAAGTTGCAACCGCATTATTAAACCCAGCTTGATGAAGCATTATAACATCTAAGTAACCTTCACAAATTATTATCTCTTTTGTTTTATATATCTTCTCTTTTGCTAAGTGATAACCATATAAAAGCTTAGATTTATTAAAAATTGAAGTTTGTGGAGAGTTTACATATTTTGCTCCATGATTTGTAAGAGTTCTTCCACCAAAACCAACAAGTTTTCCATTTATTGAATAAATTGGAAATATCAATCTATCAATAAATCTTGCATATAATCCATTTTCTCCTTGGCTAATAACTCCTTGCTCTATTGCATCGTTTAGATTGTAATGATTTGACTTTAAAAAATCTATTGTGCTATTAGAACTACTTGCATAACCTATCTCAAATTTTTCTATTGAAAGTTGAAAAACTCCTCTATCTTTTACATAATTTTGTATATTTTCATCTAAAAAAAACTGCTTTTGATAAAAAGCATTTATATCTTCAAGAACTTTATTATCAGATTTTTTTACACTATTTGTATCATACTCCAAAGTGTAATTATACATTGAAGCTAATTTTTCGATAGTTTCAGGATATGAAAGTTTCTCATACTCCATCAAAAATTTTATACTATCTCCACCAACACCACAACCAAAACAGTGATATATCTGTTTTGAAGGACTAACAACAAAAGATGGAGTATCTTCTCCATGAAAAGGGCAACAAGCTTTGAAATTTGCACCAGATTTTTTTAATTCTAAAAATTGTGAAATAACATCAACAATATCAAGGTAATTTTTTAAACTCTCTATAGACTCTTTTCTTATCATTTTGAGATTATACACTTTTATTTTTTTATATGTACTTTTATGTTAAAGTATTACTTAATTATTTTAAAAAGGTTAGATAATTGGATAATTTAGTTTTAGAGTATAGAGACCCTATTATTGGAATAATTTTACTGGTTTTTATGATTTTTTTAATATCTTTTTTTACATACTCGTATGGTGTTTACAAAGAAAAATCTGCAAGAAAAGATTATAGAAAACTATCTCGTAGATTTGAATTAGGAAATCTAAAAGAGAATGACTATATAAACCTTTACAAAACTTATAATCTACCTTTTGACTCAATTTTACTTTTAGCATCTACTTTTTTACATAAGGGTGATAATAATAAAGCCATAAGTGTATATTTAGCACTTTTAGAGCACGTAAAAGATAGAGTAAAAAAAGAAGAGCTTCTTGAACTTCTTGGAAATACATATTTTAAAGGTGGTTTTCTACAAAGATCAAATGATATATTTTTAAGAATTCTTAAATTCTCTCCTAGAAATAAAAATGCTCTTAAAAGTCTTTTACTAGTAAATGAAAAACTAAAAAATTTTAAAAAAGCAAAAGAGATTACACAAGCATTAGAAGAGCTAAATGTTGATGTAAGTGTAGAAAAAGTATATTTTGACACTTTGATTATATTAAATGATTCAATTTTATCTTATGAAAAAAGGACTGAGCTTTTATTTGAAATTTTTAAAGAAAATAAAATTATTCAAAGAATTTTTGCGACATTCTTAATTCAATCAAATAGAGAATTCTTCTTCTCAAATATAGATATGTTTGATTGTGAAAAATTAATTGATATTTTATGGTATCAAAAAAAGAAGATATTGATTTTGATAAAATTAAAAATAATAAATTCTTAAATGAACTTTATAGTGCAAAAAACTATATAAATAGTGTTTCAAATAGTAGTGATTTTGATTTGAATATTTTAATTTTAATTAACAACCATCAAAAAGATATAAAAACAAATCTTACATTTGAATTTATTTGTAAATCTTGTAAACACTCTAGCCCTTTTTACGATGCTAGATGTCCAAATTGTCACTCTATTTTAAGTTTAGAGGTAAAGCATCACCTAACAAAAGCTTATGAGCTTTCAAATCAATCACTGCAATAAAATAAAATATATTTGTGTTATACTTTTATAATTTTAAAAAAAAGGATAAAAATTGAGCGATTATTCAAAACTTGAAAAGTGTTTGGATTATC
Above is a genomic segment from Aliarcobacter cryaerophilus containing:
- a CDS encoding tetratricopeptide repeat protein, whose protein sequence is MDNLVLEYRDPIIGIILLVFMIFLISFFTYSYGVYKEKSARKDYRKLSRRFELGNLKENDYINLYKTYNLPFDSILLLASTFLHKGDNNKAISVYLALLEHVKDRVKKEELLELLGNTYFKGGFLQRSNDIFLRILKFSPRNKNALKSLLLVNEKLKNFKKAKEITQALEELNVDVSVEKVYFDTLIILNDSILSYEKRTELLFEIFKENKIIQRIFATFLIQSNREFFFSNIDMFDCEKLIDILWYQKKKILILIKLKIINS
- the dnaG gene encoding DNA primase; amino-acid sequence: MIRKESIESLKNYLDIVDVISQFLELKKSGANFKACCPFHGEDTPSFVVSPSKQIYHCFGCGVGGDSIKFLMEYEKLSYPETIEKLASMYNYTLEYDTNSVKKSDNKVLEDINAFYQKQFFLDENIQNYVKDRGVFQLSIEKFEIGYASSSNSTIDFLKSNHYNLNDAIEQGVISQGENGLYARFIDRLIFPIYSINGKLVGFGGRTLTNHGAKYVNSPQTSIFNKSKLLYGYHLAKEKIYKTKEIIICEGYLDVIMLHQAGFNNAVATLGTALTKDHLPLLRRGEPRVILSYDGDKAGQNAAFKASVMLSQNGFDGGVVIFENGADPADMVKDRKIEELEELFSNPTPFANFAISYIVSSYNINNPVEKQKALSEANEYLSSLSQLYQEEYKRFLAQKLNIKESLIKTSSISNRKNSVELSKVDIAELCIIKSILDDPRRLDIVLDKIDKSMFEHHQEEFEELLNDINSSSLNKIILNDKLESYDEARLNRELLVLLHKFYSNKLLTLSYDNSMNFKEKVNQIRKVKDNLYQLKQGKLVSYNL